From a region of the Candidatus Aminicenantes bacterium genome:
- the lon gene encoding endopeptidase La, which yields MPLEKRELTIPLIPLRELVTFPSTIIPILVGREKSINSLRLAAEEYNNYIFLSVQKNQLSDVPEPMEIYDVGVIARVEKSVEQNNGSFRVIIQGLERARILHFVESSKHYLVEVKVLEDFLGEQRDVFELSKNLIALFEEYVSLRKVKLHGIIAKLEANKLSEISDIIISVVSVPLKLKQSMLEELDVYKRGVKVFNLLKKEVFKLRANSRTDPHRAKENPQESDVEDYRRKLHAAKLPAHVLKRGEEEVDRLGMMPPFSAEGTVSRYFLDWILAIPWKKEKRENKDIKQAARVLDEDHYGLEKPKDRILDYLAVRQMSGRSSGEILCFVGPPGVGKSSLSRSIARALDREFTRVSLGGVKDEAEIRGHRRTYIGSYPGQIIKGLKKAGVRNPVFLLDEIDKLSSDFRGDPASALLEVLDPEQNHEFVDHYLDLEIDISKVFFITTANSVEPIPPALMDRMEIIELPGYTEREKCEIARRYLIPKQARKAGLEPERIDIPDDLLLAVINDYTREAGVRNLERQVAMIIRKVVREVVEKKHAAKDQAAVKITREKLERFLGVPRFSHTRKLQQNEVGVAMGLAWTVTGGDILIIEARFLKGKGELILTGRLGEIMKESSSTAFSCAKLKLFELDFDTDGLEKYNIHLHIPEGAVPKEGPSAGITLTVAMISLLTGIPVRSEFAMTGEITLRGQILQVGGIKEKVLAAHRYGIRHVLLPRENEKDFREDIPDDVRNDMKIYFVQSISEVLELVLEKPLKIKNISSKVIKPFLETNLQ from the coding sequence ATGCCTCTTGAAAAAAGAGAATTAACCATTCCCCTGATCCCTTTGCGGGAACTGGTCACCTTTCCTTCCACCATAATCCCCATCCTGGTGGGGCGGGAAAAGTCGATTAATTCACTGCGCCTGGCGGCGGAGGAATACAACAACTACATTTTCCTTTCCGTGCAGAAGAATCAACTCAGCGATGTGCCGGAGCCGATGGAGATCTACGATGTCGGTGTCATTGCCCGGGTTGAAAAATCGGTGGAGCAGAACAACGGCAGTTTCCGGGTGATTATCCAGGGTTTGGAAAGGGCCCGCATTCTCCATTTTGTTGAATCATCCAAGCATTACCTGGTAGAGGTAAAGGTTTTAGAGGATTTCCTCGGTGAACAACGGGACGTATTCGAACTCTCAAAGAACCTGATCGCCCTTTTTGAAGAATATGTCAGTTTGCGCAAAGTCAAGCTGCATGGAATCATTGCCAAGTTGGAAGCCAACAAGTTGTCGGAAATCAGCGACATCATCATTTCGGTTGTCTCTGTTCCCCTGAAGTTAAAGCAGTCGATGCTGGAAGAGCTGGACGTATACAAACGTGGTGTCAAGGTTTTCAACCTGTTAAAAAAAGAAGTGTTCAAGTTGAGAGCCAACTCCCGAACCGATCCCCACCGCGCCAAGGAAAATCCCCAGGAATCGGATGTAGAGGATTACCGCCGCAAATTGCATGCCGCGAAACTGCCGGCGCACGTGTTGAAGCGGGGCGAAGAGGAGGTGGACCGCCTGGGCATGATGCCCCCGTTTTCCGCCGAGGGAACGGTATCCCGCTATTTTCTCGATTGGATCCTGGCCATTCCCTGGAAAAAAGAAAAGCGCGAAAACAAAGACATCAAGCAGGCGGCCCGGGTGCTCGACGAAGATCACTACGGTTTGGAAAAGCCAAAGGATCGCATCCTGGACTACCTGGCGGTGCGTCAGATGTCCGGGCGCTCAAGCGGAGAGATTCTGTGTTTCGTGGGCCCCCCGGGAGTGGGGAAGAGTTCACTTTCGCGATCAATCGCCAGGGCCCTGGATCGGGAGTTTACCCGGGTTTCTCTGGGAGGCGTAAAGGATGAAGCTGAAATCCGCGGTCATCGCCGAACCTATATCGGTTCCTATCCGGGCCAGATCATCAAGGGGCTGAAGAAAGCGGGTGTTCGCAATCCGGTTTTCCTGCTGGACGAGATCGACAAACTCAGTTCGGATTTCCGCGGAGACCCCGCCTCAGCTCTGCTGGAGGTATTGGATCCGGAGCAGAACCACGAGTTTGTCGACCATTACCTGGACCTGGAAATCGATATTTCCAAGGTTTTTTTCATCACCACCGCCAACAGCGTGGAACCGATTCCCCCCGCTTTAATGGATCGCATGGAGATCATTGAACTGCCGGGATATACAGAGCGGGAAAAATGCGAGATCGCCCGTCGTTACCTGATTCCCAAGCAGGCACGTAAAGCCGGGCTTGAGCCCGAACGCATCGACATCCCGGATGATCTGCTCCTGGCGGTGATTAACGACTACACCCGCGAAGCCGGAGTGCGCAACCTGGAACGCCAGGTAGCCATGATTATCCGCAAAGTCGTGCGTGAGGTCGTGGAAAAAAAGCATGCCGCCAAGGACCAGGCGGCGGTCAAGATTACCCGCGAAAAACTGGAACGATTTCTCGGAGTTCCCCGGTTTTCACATACCCGCAAACTGCAACAAAACGAAGTCGGCGTGGCCATGGGCCTGGCCTGGACCGTGACGGGAGGGGATATCCTGATCATTGAAGCACGTTTCCTCAAGGGGAAAGGCGAATTAATCCTGACCGGCCGTCTGGGCGAAATCATGAAAGAGTCTTCTTCAACCGCATTCAGTTGTGCCAAACTGAAATTGTTTGAGCTGGATTTCGACACGGACGGTCTGGAAAAATACAACATTCACCTGCATATTCCCGAGGGCGCTGTGCCCAAAGAGGGCCCCTCGGCTGGAATCACCTTAACCGTGGCCATGATTTCCCTGCTCACGGGCATCCCGGTGCGTTCCGAGTTCGCCATGACCGGCGAAATCACCTTACGCGGACAGATTCTGCAAGTCGGTGGGATCAAGGAAAAAGTATTGGCCGCCCACCGCTACGGAATCCGCCACGTGTTGTTGCCCCGTGAGAACGAAAAGGATTTCCGTGAAGATATTCCCGATGACGTGCGCAACGACATGAAGATTTATTTTGTTCAATCCATTAGCGAAGTTCTCGAACTGGTGTTGGAGAAGCCGTTAAAAATAAAAAACATATCCAGCAAAGTGATTAAACCGTTTCTTGAAACCAACCTGCAGTAG
- a CDS encoding YihA family ribosome biogenesis GTP-binding protein, which yields MIIRHVELFRTAFVPREIPEQDLPAVAFIGRSNVGKSSLINRLLHRRNLARTSSTPGKTLSINYYLVNKEFFLIDLPGYGYARASKTETRRVLGLMEAFFSHAPRLNLLVHLVDSRRGFMQGDLEFMQKIVHLDFPILTVMTKSDKVKSSALKRQIQILNDRFGVRSIPFSVKSDACRMQLETIIEESLKERG from the coding sequence ATGATCATTCGTCACGTTGAACTCTTTCGTACAGCCTTTGTTCCACGGGAAATCCCCGAGCAGGACCTGCCCGCCGTCGCTTTTATCGGGCGTTCAAATGTGGGCAAATCTTCCCTGATCAACCGTTTGCTGCATCGGCGCAACCTGGCCCGAACCAGCTCGACTCCGGGAAAAACCCTCAGTATCAATTACTATCTGGTCAACAAAGAGTTCTTTTTAATTGACCTGCCCGGTTACGGGTACGCCCGCGCTTCCAAGACAGAGACCCGTCGGGTTTTGGGCCTGATGGAGGCTTTTTTTTCTCACGCACCACGATTGAACCTGCTGGTCCACCTGGTTGATTCCCGCCGGGGATTCATGCAGGGTGACCTGGAATTCATGCAGAAAATCGTTCACCTGGATTTTCCCATATTGACAGTCATGACCAAAAGTGATAAAGTTAAATCTTCCGCCCTCAAACGTCAGATCCAAATACTGAATGACCGTTTTGGAGTGAGATCGATTCCATTTTCCGTAAAATCCGATGCATGCCGAATGCAACTGGAAACCATCATAGAAGAATCATTAAAGGAGAGAGGATGA